The Pseudomonadota bacterium DNA segment TCCTTTTGGCGATTACGTCCCTGTTTGCGGTTGCGTTTTTGTGTCCTGACGACGCGGCTATATTTGACCATAAATGTGCATACACATGGTCCTGTATAATGCCGTGTCCCAATGCATACATAAGACTGAGATTATATTGTGCAGAAACGTGACCCTTCTCAGCCAGCGGTTTCCATTCCTGTAGGGCAATCGCATAATTCCCTGCTTTATAGGCCGCAACGCCCTTAAAAAAGTCGCCACTCCAACCCGTACTCGCGCTTGAAAGAAACACGGTTATAGTGAAGCAGAGTGTTGTGAATATTTTATTCATTTTTTATTTTGCCAATTTAGAAAAAATTTTATGAAGTGTTATGGAGACGTCTTCCGTTTCTTCACTTTATCACTTAGCGTTATCACCGACTAACCAATATTCTTCTGAAAACCCTATTCGGTAGGCCTGCCTACTTTTCCAAGTGCCAGAATCTGCTCCATGCCAGTCAACACATACCAAACCAGGCCACCTCAATTGATTTTTGTCTCCGTTATACCTCCCATATAATTTACCATTCATGTCAGACCAAGACCGCACTGTTCCAAATTGCTTGGTTGGTGGATGGATTTCTTTGTCGCCCCAAGCCTCATTCCAATTTGGGTTTTTAAAAACATACATACCTTCATAGATATTTCGGGTGGTGAGAAGTACAAAATCGGACTGCTTAGCGCAACCTCTGAGCCTTTTGTGCACGCATTCCTGCGCTAATTCTTTGGCAGATGCGAGATCTGCCGGGGTCAGATATTTTTCAAGAAGATCTCTGTTTGCAGCAGCATTTTTATTTCCGTTTAGTGCAGCTAAATTCCACCACATATGGGCATAAATATAGTTTTTAGGAATGCCTTTCCCTTTTGCGTAAGCGTGCCCAAGATTATACTGAGACGGGACATATCCCTGTTGAGCCGCGAGTTGAAACCATTTAAATGAAGCCACCAAATTCTGTGTTTCAGCATTACCGGTTGAGATCATTACACCAAGGTTATGCTGCGCGTTAGCATTTCCTTGTTTAGCAGCGAGCTCATACCACTTTCTTGCAGCTTTAAGGTCCTGTGGAACACCCAGCGCCCGTCTATACATTTGGCCAAGATTATACTGGGAAGGAGCGTGCCCCTGTTCGGCAAGCGGTTCCCATAATTCGAATGCAGTTTTGTAATCACCGACGCCGTAAGCGGTTAAAGCTTTTTCGAAGTCATTACTCCAACACGCATTGTCGGTGCCAAAAAGTAGAAATATTACCACAGAGATTATTTTGGTTAATTTTTTGAACACTTAAACCTGCCAAAATTCTTATTTAGATGAGAGATTGAGAGATCATGAGAAGCCGTTTTCAAATTACTCTTTCTGGGTGGCGTCTTGCTTATTGTTAGCCTAATGCATCATAATGCATCGTTCCAGCCATCCTATATTCAGTGTTAAATTTCGGTAGGGTAGAAAATAACACTTGGGGAGATCTATGCCAGAGAGCAAACAAACGCTTAATATTTGGATTGCGTCGTGTGCGCATGTACATAGTGACCTGCTTCATAATCGGCGTAGTTTCGCTGAAGCAGTCGAGCAAAGTGAAAACGGGGGCAACGAGGGTGGACCATCTTTCGATTGGGATATAATGCTTTATCTCGGCGACTTCGTGGGGACACATCATCCGCCTACAGATAAAGAGGCTGAAGCCGTTTTGGCCCAACTTAATGCAGTACAAAAACATAAAACATCGCAAATTTATTCAATTGCCGGCAATATAGATGCAAGTGGGCCGGATGAAAAAACACAATGGTGGTTTCGTAAATATATTGATCCGGCGGGCGAATGTCCGGAAACATCCGGTGTGAAAAATGAA contains these protein-coding regions:
- a CDS encoding sel1 repeat family protein, translating into MNKIFTTLCFTITVFLSSASTGWSGDFFKGVAAYKAGNYAIALQEWKPLAEKGHVSAQYNLSLMYALGHGIIQDHVYAHLWSNIAASSGHKNATANRDVIAKRMTASQLEKAQELARECVKKQYKGC
- a CDS encoding tetratricopeptide repeat protein, whose protein sequence is MFKKLTKIISVVIFLLFGTDNACWSNDFEKALTAYGVGDYKTAFELWEPLAEQGHAPSQYNLGQMYRRALGVPQDLKAARKWYELAAKQGNANAQHNLGVMISTGNAETQNLVASFKWFQLAAQQGYVPSQYNLGHAYAKGKGIPKNYIYAHMWWNLAALNGNKNAAANRDLLEKYLTPADLASAKELAQECVHKRLRGCAKQSDFVLLTTRNIYEGMYVFKNPNWNEAWGDKEIHPPTKQFGTVRSWSDMNGKLYGRYNGDKNQLRWPGLVCVDWHGADSGTWKSRQAYRIGFSEEYWLVGDNAK